The DNA sequence CCCGCGCCGCCGCTCTCTCTTCACGCGGCATCAGGCCTTGTCGAGCCAGACGTCCTCGAAGCTGTAGAGCAACGTCGTGGGGTGTTGCTTGAAGCCCTTGACCGAGGCCTGGGTGAAATCGATCCGGTCGGCCGAGAAAAGCCAGAGGTGGGGCACGTTCTCGAGAATCAGGAGCTGGACGCGGTCGTAGATCTCCTTGCGCTTCTTCTGATCCATGGTGCGCCGGCCCAGCTCGAGCGCGGCGTCGACCTCCGGCACGCTCCAGGAGTTCCAGTTCTGCCCCTTGGTCGAGTGCAGGGCCCGGAAAAAGGCCGTGTCCGGATCGGCGTATCCCGGCGTGGTGTTCATGGTCATGTCGAAGTCGTGAGCGAGCCACCGCTTGATCCAGATGGCGTACTCCACGTTCTCGATCTCCAT is a window from the Candidatus Methylomirabilota bacterium genome containing:
- a CDS encoding ABC transporter substrate-binding protein; the encoded protein is LKDEKTLTGYRSSRLGYDYLNINATRGPLKDVRVRQAISWAVDRSQVLRVAAAGFGRLTAPATAPMKQWQLPEEQWMRYYKPDLDRAKKLMADAGVASGFTIKCSVIPTFPTMVSGAPVIAAHLKRIGITMEIENVEYAIWIKRWLAHDFDMTMNTTPGYADPDTAFFRALHSTKGQNWNSWSVPEVDAALELGRRTMDQKKRKEIYDRVQLLILENVPHLWLFSADRIDFTQASVKGFKQHPTTLLYSFEDVWLDKA